In Vigna unguiculata cultivar IT97K-499-35 chromosome 3, ASM411807v1, whole genome shotgun sequence, a single genomic region encodes these proteins:
- the LOC114177811 gene encoding uncharacterized protein LOC114177811 → MEEKQAAASESAHAESNGISHGSDHGWQKVTYAKKQKKKTNNTANGSDSRANSNKLVPNGTLSGSDAVFRSLELQSEDRRRKILEARKAADAAYDDDVAPGRSKQRTRNDEEDDEDDENVELSAENGKAEEKKVKQKKPKKPKVTVAEAAAKIDSADLGAFLVDISASFEKQQDILMMRFADYFGRAFSAVTASQFPWVKLFRESTVAKITDMPLSHISEAVYKTSIDWINQRSPEALSSFLLWSLDSILADLGSQQTASKGSKKAVQQVSSKSQVAMFVVLAMVLRRKPDALITVLPTLRENTKYQGQDKLPVIVWMIAQASVGDLSVGLYAWARNLLPIVIGKSGNPQSRDLVLQLVEKILSTPKARPVLVNTAVRKGERLIPPSAFEILLRVTFPPSSTRVKATERFEAVYATLKEVALGGSTGSKAMKQVSLQIFNFAIKAAGENNTELSKEAAGILIWCLSQNTECYKQWEKVYQDNIEASVSALKKLSDGWKEQSAKLSPYESLRDTLKNFKQKNEKVLASETDASRHAHFKDADKYCKTILGRVSRSHGCTSCLTVTVLALAVGAAVLLSPGMESLDFKKLSEVFNSQY, encoded by the exons ATGGAGGAAAAGCAAGCAGCAGCCTCGGAATCTGCGCACGCCGAATCTAACGGTATCTCTCATGGCTCCGACCACGGCTGGCAGAAGGTGACCTACGCTAAGAAACAGAAGAAGAAGACCAACAACACCGCCAACGGCTCCGATTCTCGAGCTAATTCCAACAAGCTCGTTCCAAACGGGACTTTGTCCGGCTCCGATGCTGTTTTCCGGTCGCTGGAGCTGCAATCGGAGGACCGGCGCCGCAAAATTCTGGAGGCGCGGAAGGCGGCCGATGCCGCATACGACGACGATGTCGCGCCGGGCAGATCAAAGCAGCGGACTCGAAATGATGAAGAGGATGATGAAGACGACGAGAATGTGGAGCTTTCCGCGGAGAACGGGAAGGCGGAGGAGAAAAAGGTGAAGCAGAAGAAGCCGAAGAAGCCTAAGGTGACGGTGGCCGAGGCGGCGGCGAAGATCGACTCTGCTGATCTGGGCGCTTTCCTCGTTGATATATCG GCATCGTTCGAGAAGCAGCAGGACATATTGATGATGCGGTTCGCTGATTATTTTGGACGTGCTTTTTCTGCCGTGACCGCATCTCAGTTTCCCTGGGTGAAATTGTTCAGGGAGTCAACTGTTGCTAAGATCACTGAT ATGCCACTTTCTCACATATCTGAAGCTGTATATAAAACATCAATTGACTGGATCAACCAACGTTCTCCTGAGGCACTTAGTTCCTTTCTGCTTTGGTCTTTAGATAGCATTCTTGCTGACTTGGGTAGCCAGCAAACTGCGTCAAAGGGTTCCAAAAAGGCTGTGCAGCAAGTTTCTTCAAAATCTCAG GTTGCCATGTTTGTTGTTTTAGCAATGGTGTTGCGCCGAAAGCCAGATGCTCTTATAACTGTTTTGCCCACATTGAGGGAGAATACAAAGTATCAAGGGCAAGATAAGCTTCCGGTGATTGTATGGATGATAGCTCAG GCCTCTGTTGGGGATCTCTCAGTAGGTTTGTATGCTTGGGCACGGAATCTCCTACCCATAGTGATTGGCAAAAGTGGTAACCCCCAATCCAGGGATTTGGTTTTGCAGCTGGTGGAAAA AATTTTGTCTACCCCAAAAGCCCGACCTGTTTTAGTAAATACTGCTGTGAGGAAGGGAGAACGTTTAATTCCTCCTTCTGCATTTGAAATTTTGCTCCGGGTTACCTTCCCTCCATCTTCGACTAGAGTAAAG GCTACTGAAAGATTTGAGGCCGTATATGCCACTCTGAAAGAGGTGGCTCTTGGAGGTTCTACTGGAAGTAAAGCAATGAAACAAGTCTCGCTGCAGATATTCAATTTTGCTATCAAAGCAGCTGGAGAAA acAATACCGAGTTATCTAAAGAAGCAGCTGGTATTTTAATTTGGTGTTTGAGTCAAAACACTGAATGCTACAAGCAATGG GAAAAAGTTTATCAAGACAACATTGAAGCAAGTGTTTCAGCTCTTAAGAAGCTTTCCGATGGTTGGAAGGAGCAATCAGCAAAATTGTCTCCTTATGAGTCACTGAGGGATACCTTGAAAAATTTTAAGCAAAAG AATGAGAAAGTATTGGCTTCCGAGACTGATGCTTCTCGTCACGCACACTTCAAGGATGCGGATAAATATTGCAAGACGATCTTAGGAAGAGTCTCACGAAGCCATGGATGCACGTCTTGTTTAACCGTAACAGTTCTTGCTTTGGCTGTGGGTGCTGCCGTTCTTTTGTCCCCCGGTATGGAATCTTTGGATTTTAAGAAGCTCTCCGAAGTTTTCAACTCTCAGTACTGA
- the LOC114177813 gene encoding NAD(P)H-quinone oxidoreductase subunit L, chloroplastic — MRCSFSLHVPKALPLLPTPSLRTPSFFFASKHKNTTRPSQSLSVTCCTHKPDNDVSLNYTNLALHIGTLLALAEQPVLAVTGENNRPELSWVLTQWGIGMFGYFLVVPPIIMIWLWKRWYRRGLLEMYLQFMFVFIFFPGVILWAPFLNFRKFPRDPNMQYPWSVPEDPSKIRSSYSKYPFAEPEDYDNL; from the exons atgaggtgctcaTTCAGCCTCCATGTTCCCAAAGCTCTGCCTCTTCTTCCCACTCCCTCACTTCGGACACCTTCTTTCTTCTTTGCTTCCAAGCACAAAAACACTACTAGGCCTTCCCAATCACTATCT GTTACATGCTGCACCCACAAACCAGATAATGATGTCAGTTTAAACTATACCAATTTGGCACTGCATATAGGAACACTCTTGGCCTTG GCGGAGCAGCCAGTGTTAGCAGTGACAGGAGAGAATAACCGGCCAGAACTGTCGTGGGTTTTGACACAATGGGGGATTGGTATGTTTGGTTATTTCCTAGTGGTGCCA CCAATAATTATGATATGGCTTTGGAAAAGATGGTATAGAAGAGGGTTGCTGGAGATGTATCTGCAATTCATGTTTGTCTTCATTTTCTTCCCAGG GGTTATTCTTTGGGCACCGTTTTTAAACTTCAGGAAATTCCCACGGGACCCTAACATGCAGTACCCTTGGTCTGTACCTGAAGATCCTTCAAAAATCAGAAGTTCGTATTCAAAGTACCCATTTGCCGAACCTGAAGATTATGATAATCTATAA
- the LOC114175099 gene encoding uncharacterized protein LOC114175099 → MSEVWHVLKKSLHCRSHSSEVHDPQAKRRDQRNKRESKNQVSHEIFLDRSSGEIKICTCYPIEEPLSHSPRKTKVSIVSSKTPSRCPAKTKLVSSKTHCVDCDECVVFSKKKVPVKDFNNPPVSTRHRGFEDKMKSCDTVEEHQNHLHSVIQLEREDSSSKIIEQICEGNFTESNAIECVLRVQSKQESFAWYEECREMVRVKAETLENEHPRCLVDGNELLRFHGTTLACSLASTLCSSDQCGVCQILKHGFSSNQQLFHGALGVCTSSSSAKAIHSISSSNNKSVRRKCVMLCRVIAGRIHNPLQEIQEITHRGFDSLVKKMRDHSEIEELVVLNPRAVLPCFLVIYNL, encoded by the exons ATGTCAGAGGTTTGGCATGTTCTGAAGAAATCACTTCATTGCAGATCTCATTCATCAGAAGTTCATGATCCGCAGGCAAAAAGAAGAGATCAGAGAAATAAGAGAGAGTCCAAAAACCAAGTTAGCCATGAAATTTTCCTTGATAGATCAAGTGGTGAGATTAAGATTTGTACATGTTATCCCATAGAAGAGCCTCTTTCTCATTCTCCTAGAAAAACCAAGGTATCTATAGTTTCATCAAAAACACCTTCTCGTTGTCCTGCAAAAACCAAGCTAGTTTCATCAAAAACACATTGTGTTGATTGTGATGAATGTGTTGTTTTCTCAAAGAAAAAGGTTCCAGTGAAAGATTTTAATAATCCCCCAGTATCAACACGTCATCGTGGATTTGAAGACAAAATGAAATCTTGTGACACTGTTGAAGAACACCAAAATCATCTACATTCAG TGATCCAACTTGAGAGAGAAGATTCATCGAGCAAGATCATCGAACAAATATGCGAAGGTAACTTTACGGAAAGCAATGCAATTGAATGTGTTCTGAGAGTGCAGAGCAAGCAAGAAAGTTTTGCATGGTACGAGGAATGTAGGGAAATGGTAAGAGTGAAAGCAGAAACCCTAGAGAACGAGCACCCGAGATGCTTGGTTGATGGAAATGAATTACTCAGATTTCATGGCACAACACTTGCATGTTCCCTTGCTTCAACCCTTTGTTCTTCAGACCAATGTGGTGTGTGTCAAATTCTGAAGCATGGTTTTTCCTCCAACCAACAACTATTTCATGGTGCACTTGGGGTTTGCACCTCTTCTTCCAGTGCAAAAGCCATTCATTCAATTTCCTCATCCAATAACAAATCTGTGAGGAGAAAATGTGTTATGCTGTGCAGAGTCATAGCTGGGAGAATCCATAATCCTCTACAAGAGATTCAGGAAATCACTCATCGTGGCTTTGATTCTTTGGTTAAGAAAATGAGAGACCACTCGGAGATTGAAGAACTCGTTGTGTTAAATCCTAGAGCTGTGCTCCCTTGCTTTTTGGTAATCTACAATCTTTGA
- the LOC114175100 gene encoding floral homeotic protein FBP1-like, producing the protein MGRGRIPMDLIEKEKARKTTFQKRKNGLIKKVYEFSTLCSVDVGVIIFASKFLDEPEIWPQEPREFKRVIQKYLNTTSDRRSKVYDVEEYFSERMKRIEGEISKVQKGKIQLLYPTWDDSYNVLKEEQLRMFVSILDAKLDVCNQRMNMFKRDSKGKAIAESENDETLVPYLTPTLGFMHNMSQTQVFSTNDNNQVPFYPCHLSQSSLPLFQLGQNFTQLMEKSAAVDWGNQVGASDHKMGTQKEDGLDKNQNFSSCYYNADITMQPYNINNVAFQTLPSQLQCDATFQSLSNRPSPSQRFEPNGYDDSNMLQPHFLNYMHRRK; encoded by the coding sequence ATGGGGCGTGGAAGGATACCTATGGATCTGATAGAGAAAGAGAAGGCTCGAAAAACAACATTTCAGAAGAGAAAGAACGGATTAATTAAGAAAGTTTACGAGTTTTCGACTCTTTGTTCAGTTGACGTTGGTGTGATTATCTTTGCCTCAAAGTTTCTTGATGAACCTGAAATATGGCCACAGGAGCCAAGAGAGTTCAAACGTGTGATTCAGAAATATCTGAACACCACCAGTGATAGACGTTCAAAGGTGTATGACGTGGAAGAGTATTTTAGTGAAAGAATGAAAAGGATCGAAGGCGAGATTTCCAAAGTGCAGAAAGGGAAGATCCAGCTCTTGTATCCAACCTGGGATGACTCTTACAATGTTCTTAAAGAGGAACAATTGAGGATGTTTGTTAGCATTCTGGATGCTAAGCTTGATGTTTGTAATCAAAGGATGAACATGTTCAAGCGTGATTCAAAGGGGAAAGCAATAGCAGAATCGGAGAATGATGAAACACTTGTTCCCTATTTGACTCCAACTTTAGGTTTCATGCACAACATGTCTCAAACACAGGTTTTCTCTACTAATGATAACAATCAAGTACCATTTTATCCATGTCATCTGAGCCAAAGTTCTCTACCTTTGTTTCAATTGGGTCAAAACTTTACCCAATTGATGGAAAAAAGTGCAGCAGTGGATTGGGGTAATCAAGTTGGTGCAAGTGATCACAAAATGGGTACACAGAAGGAGGATGGATTAGACAAAAATCAAAACTTCTCTTCGTGTTATTACAATGCAGATATAACAATGCAgccatataatattaataatgttgCTTTTCAAACTCTTCCTTCTCAATTGCAGTGCGATGCAACGTTCCAGAGCCTGTCAAATCGACCAAGTCCATCACAGAGATTTGAACCTAATGGCTATGACGATTCTAATATGCTTCAACCtcattttttaaactatatgCACAGAAGAAAGTAG